A stretch of the Tannerella serpentiformis genome encodes the following:
- a CDS encoding trimeric intracellular cation channel family protein: MDSLPLTLREAIEYIGTIVFAISGIRLAAAKGFDWFGAFVVGFVTAIGGGTVRDLLLDVTPFWMLSPAYLWCTLLGMIVVFIFNRQLVRLDLPFFIFDAIGLALFVVIGIEKTLDLKYPFWVAITMGTITGIVGGVMRDNFINETPLVFRKEIYALACVMGGTVFAACYYLHFNHEVCELSAAATVLIIRILAIKFHWHLPKMKLR, encoded by the coding sequence ATGGATTCTCTTCCTCTTACCCTCCGCGAAGCGATCGAATACATCGGCACGATTGTCTTTGCCATCAGCGGTATCCGCCTCGCTGCCGCCAAAGGTTTCGATTGGTTCGGGGCCTTCGTCGTCGGATTCGTCACGGCCATCGGTGGCGGAACGGTGCGCGATCTGCTCCTCGACGTGACACCCTTCTGGATGCTCAGTCCGGCCTATCTCTGGTGCACACTCCTCGGTATGATTGTCGTTTTCATCTTCAATCGCCAGCTTGTTCGGCTTGACCTGCCCTTTTTCATCTTCGACGCCATCGGATTGGCGCTTTTCGTGGTGATTGGCATCGAAAAAACGCTCGATCTCAAGTATCCCTTTTGGGTAGCGATCACGATGGGCACCATTACGGGCATTGTGGGCGGTGTGATGCGTGATAATTTCATCAATGAAACGCCGCTCGTCTTCCGTAAGGAGATCTACGCCTTGGCCTGCGTGATGGGCGGAACGGTTTTCGCCGCCTGCTACTACCTCCATTTCAATCACGAGGTGTGCGAGCTTTCCGCCGCTGCCACGGTGCTCATCATCCGCATTTTAGCGATCAAATTCCACTGGCATTTGCCCAAAATGAAGTTGCGGTAA
- a CDS encoding DUF6155 family protein, with product MSKAQLKKCFKSMPKEELIEVILGLYDARKEAKEYLEYFLHADSQGEIEKPKKWLHKEFFPRGEGQMLGDYSVVKCKKIFSDSEKIKADSVDVADLMLFYVEIGCRFTLAYGDIDEPFYASFARYFDKTMKYIRANNLMSVYRNRAKKIVDSVYDDVGWGFPDELLDSYNKYVTK from the coding sequence GTGTCGAAAGCTCAACTGAAAAAGTGCTTCAAATCGATGCCCAAAGAGGAGCTGATCGAAGTCATCCTCGGGTTATACGATGCCCGAAAGGAAGCGAAGGAATATTTGGAGTATTTTCTTCATGCCGATAGCCAAGGCGAGATCGAGAAGCCTAAGAAATGGCTTCACAAGGAGTTTTTTCCTCGCGGAGAGGGCCAGATGCTTGGTGACTATTCGGTCGTAAAGTGTAAGAAGATCTTTTCCGACTCTGAGAAAATAAAGGCAGATTCGGTCGACGTAGCGGATTTGATGCTGTTTTACGTGGAGATAGGATGCCGATTCACGTTAGCCTATGGCGACATAGACGAGCCCTTCTACGCCTCCTTTGCACGCTATTTCGACAAGACAATGAAGTATATCCGCGCCAATAATCTGATGAGTGTCTATCGGAATCGCGCAAAAAAGATCGTCGATTCGGTCTATGACGATGTCGGTTGGGGATTCCCCGACGAGTTGCTCGATAGTTATAACAAATACGTGACGAAATAG
- the rmuC gene encoding DNA recombination protein RmuC codes for MTFLYLLIGLAVGFTAAWFYLQARSRNEVLQAEQTVRQELSQLEQSARQELQRQLQTAEQARLLAEQAAARESLLRQRAESDAAELKQERDRLAHEHATLQAERAALVASMDALRQQSKADAAHHQQRFDEQMATLKEQFQNVARQVLDRTSERLKSENTEHMERFTLPLRENLTQLRTAIEQTNDATTRNTASLAEQLRQMVAQTERMDRTATNLTNALRGDNKQIGDWGELVLSELLDAQGFVRGLNYDVQDTLTDDRGQAVVHDETGQRMRPDVILHYPDNEDVVIDAKVSIKAYSDYVAATDDFTRRRHLERHMQSVRSHVTELARKDYSRYITAPRRAVEFVIMFVPNDAALQLALANDPKLWQSAFEQKVFITGTQNLYAILRMISIAWRQHTQTENQKHIFQMAEELLKRVGDFVKRFDRVGESIRALTKDYDSAYNKAYSGKQSIVQKANELKALGVKESQTYPLPAAVFAFDDDADATNATPNELPHPQP; via the coding sequence ATGACTTTCCTCTATTTATTGATTGGCCTGGCGGTGGGCTTCACCGCGGCCTGGTTCTATTTGCAAGCGCGCAGTCGTAATGAGGTCTTGCAGGCTGAGCAGACGGTGCGCCAAGAGCTGTCGCAGCTGGAACAGTCTGCGCGGCAGGAGCTGCAGCGTCAGCTACAGACGGCTGAGCAAGCGCGGCTACTGGCCGAACAAGCGGCAGCGCGCGAGTCCCTGCTCCGGCAACGTGCCGAGTCTGACGCAGCCGAGCTGAAGCAGGAACGTGATCGGCTGGCACACGAGCATGCGACGTTGCAGGCCGAACGTGCCGCCCTCGTCGCGTCGATGGACGCCCTCAGACAGCAATCGAAAGCCGACGCTGCACACCATCAGCAACGCTTCGACGAACAGATGGCGACGCTCAAGGAGCAGTTTCAGAACGTCGCACGACAAGTGCTCGACCGCACTTCCGAGCGCCTCAAGAGCGAGAATACGGAGCACATGGAGCGCTTCACCCTGCCCCTCCGCGAAAACCTGACGCAACTGCGCACGGCTATCGAGCAAACGAACGACGCCACGACACGCAACACGGCCTCGCTGGCCGAACAGCTCCGCCAGATGGTCGCCCAGACGGAGCGCATGGATCGCACGGCCACCAACCTGACGAACGCCCTACGCGGCGACAACAAACAGATCGGCGATTGGGGTGAGTTGGTGCTCAGCGAGCTGCTTGACGCCCAAGGTTTCGTGCGCGGACTGAACTACGATGTGCAGGACACGCTGACCGACGATCGCGGGCAGGCCGTGGTGCACGATGAGACCGGCCAACGCATGCGCCCGGACGTCATCCTGCATTACCCCGACAACGAGGACGTGGTGATCGACGCCAAGGTCTCCATCAAGGCCTACTCCGACTATGTCGCCGCCACGGACGACTTCACCCGCCGTCGTCATTTGGAGCGACACATGCAGAGCGTCCGCTCGCACGTCACGGAACTGGCTCGGAAGGACTACAGTCGCTACATCACGGCCCCACGCCGCGCTGTGGAGTTCGTCATCATGTTCGTCCCCAACGATGCGGCCCTGCAACTGGCCCTCGCGAACGATCCCAAGCTGTGGCAGTCGGCCTTCGAGCAGAAGGTGTTCATCACCGGCACACAAAACCTCTACGCCATCCTCCGCATGATCAGTATTGCCTGGCGCCAACATACGCAGACTGAAAACCAAAAGCACATCTTCCAAATGGCCGAAGAGCTGCTCAAACGCGTAGGTGATTTCGTCAAGCGTTTCGATCGGGTGGGCGAAAGCATCCGCGCACTCACCAAGGATTACGATAGCGCTTACAACAAGGCCTACAGCGGCAAGCAGAGCATCGTGCAGAAAGCCAACGAGCTGAAGGCCCTCGGCGTGAAAGAGTCGCAGACGTACCCACTGCCCGCCGCCGTGTTCGCTTTCGACGATGACGCGGACGCTACGAACGCCACCCCCAACGAGTTACCGCATCCCCAACCCTAA